The Fibrobacter sp. UBA4297 genome includes a window with the following:
- a CDS encoding fibrobacter succinogenes major paralogous domain-containing protein, giving the protein MERIKLFRLGIYSVLALSVAQVFAAPPKTWDAIFNAEGQGEYAAAKIDGNIRFGEYTHYKNVQPVSFRVLDDKFDFSVAGNMTVPAKMVEDPSFYENCRNTMEAWISYFDRPRRFGNQDLIINVVGVDFACGNDLFNVHDLRIKFTNPQAQKAWVNELEGRQKYKREQLSAFRIAEQEHRAEIRDKSSSFTDPRDGQVYRIIKVEGREWFAQNVNYNVEGHSWCYEDKDSYCARSGRLYDLEGARKACPEGWHLPRDREWSDMLKGLTGCYDGVDKCGSFATKMKATTGWQGGGGTDEYGFTVFSSGYRKLLGKSTVRYEDMGEYAGFWSAQNGRNETIWLWAMGRMSDQMVRQLVPATAKNNGYSVRCINGN; this is encoded by the coding sequence ATGGAGAGAATTAAATTGTTCAGACTGGGAATTTACTCCGTGCTCGCTTTGTCTGTTGCGCAGGTGTTTGCTGCACCTCCTAAGACTTGGGATGCCATTTTTAACGCCGAAGGTCAGGGCGAATACGCCGCTGCCAAGATTGACGGCAATATCCGTTTTGGCGAATACACTCACTACAAAAATGTTCAGCCGGTTTCCTTCCGTGTTCTTGATGACAAGTTCGACTTCTCTGTTGCCGGTAACATGACTGTTCCTGCAAAGATGGTCGAAGATCCGAGCTTCTACGAAAATTGCCGCAATACCATGGAAGCATGGATTTCGTATTTTGACAGACCGCGCCGCTTTGGTAACCAGGACCTCATCATCAATGTCGTCGGTGTTGACTTTGCTTGCGGTAACGACTTGTTCAACGTTCATGATTTGCGTATAAAGTTTACAAATCCGCAGGCTCAGAAGGCTTGGGTAAACGAACTTGAAGGCCGTCAGAAGTACAAGCGCGAACAGCTTTCAGCTTTCCGTATTGCAGAACAGGAACACCGCGCCGAAATTCGCGACAAGTCCTCTTCGTTTACGGACCCGCGTGACGGACAAGTTTATCGAATCATCAAGGTCGAAGGCCGTGAATGGTTTGCTCAGAACGTGAACTACAATGTCGAAGGCCACTCCTGGTGCTACGAAGACAAGGATTCTTACTGCGCCCGTAGCGGTCGTCTGTATGACCTTGAAGGTGCTCGCAAGGCTTGCCCGGAAGGCTGGCATTTGCCGCGTGACCGCGAATGGTCCGACATGCTCAAGGGCCTCACGGGTTGCTACGATGGCGTTGACAAGTGCGGAAGCTTTGCTACAAAGATGAAGGCTACGACAGGCTGGCAGGGCGGTGGCGGTACCGATGAATACGGCTTCACTGTTTTCTCTTCGGGCTATCGTAAGCTTCTCGGCAAGTCTACCGTCCGTTACGAAGACATGGGCGAATACGCTGGCTTCTGGTCTGCACAGAACGGCCGCAATGAAACGATTTGGCTTTGGGCGATGGGCCGCATGAGTGACCAGATGGTCCGCCAGCTCGTTCCGGCAACCGCAAAGAACAACGGCTATTCTGTTAGATGCATTAACGGGAATTAG
- the purU gene encoding formyltetrahydrofolate deformylase — MTRYILQILCPDQKGLIAGTTQVLAKAGANIIDLQQHTAKDIETFFLRAVFDIEADGIPEVKRHLETIAPHLQLNWKLFDTSKTERVAIFVSKTDHCLYDLLLKRRDGDLPCEFSCIVGNHPDLGPVGGSFGVPFYYVPSNPDKTIPENRFREIIEETKTDTIVLARYMQILTAQFTEEFKYRIINIHHGFLPAFKGAKPYHQAWHKGVKIIGATAHFATEDLDQGPIICQDIQRVPETASIDELVELGKDIEKRTLSQALKLWLEHRVFVHAGRTFIL; from the coding sequence ATGACTCGTTATATTCTTCAAATTCTTTGTCCCGACCAAAAAGGGCTTATTGCCGGCACAACGCAAGTTCTTGCAAAGGCCGGAGCAAACATTATCGACCTCCAGCAACACACCGCCAAGGATATCGAAACATTTTTCTTACGTGCCGTTTTCGACATCGAAGCGGATGGCATCCCCGAAGTCAAAAGACACCTCGAAACTATCGCCCCGCACCTCCAGCTGAACTGGAAGCTGTTCGATACCTCCAAGACCGAACGTGTCGCTATTTTCGTATCGAAAACCGACCACTGCCTTTACGACCTTCTCCTCAAGCGCCGCGATGGCGACCTCCCCTGCGAATTCAGCTGCATCGTGGGTAACCACCCGGACTTGGGCCCTGTAGGCGGCTCCTTCGGCGTGCCGTTCTACTACGTGCCGTCCAACCCGGACAAGACGATTCCCGAAAACCGCTTCCGCGAAATCATCGAAGAAACAAAGACCGATACCATCGTCCTCGCCCGCTACATGCAGATTCTGACTGCGCAATTCACGGAAGAATTCAAGTACCGCATCATCAACATCCACCACGGATTCTTGCCCGCATTCAAGGGCGCAAAGCCCTACCACCAGGCATGGCACAAGGGTGTGAAGATTATCGGTGCAACAGCTCATTTTGCCACAGAAGACCTCGACCAGGGGCCAATCATTTGCCAGGACATCCAGCGCGTTCCCGAGACTGCAAGTATCGATGAACTCGTCGAACTCGGCAAGGATATCGAAAAGCGTACGCTTTCCCAGGCGCTTAAGTTGTGGCTTGAACACCGCGTGTTCGTTCACGCAGGCAGAACGTTTATTCTCTAG
- the pyrE gene encoding orotate phosphoribosyltransferase, which yields MNNTDTFVHFLVESGALKFGDFVTKSGRETPYFINTGEFRTGASLSKLAEFYAAAFMVHFDGKAQNLYGPAYKGIPLCAATAMKLSDVYAQNLTFTYNRKEVKDHGEGGSLVGYKYTEKTNVVIIEDVITAGTSVNETMQALSQIENANVVGLLISVDRKEKLENGKSALQTVQDEYGIEAHSIVNINNIITFLENDENRKAINAPEGILDRVYAYREKWGAV from the coding sequence ATGAACAATACAGATACTTTTGTACACTTTCTCGTAGAATCTGGCGCCCTCAAGTTTGGCGACTTCGTGACCAAGAGCGGCCGCGAAACGCCTTACTTTATCAACACTGGAGAATTCCGCACTGGCGCATCCCTTTCCAAGCTCGCCGAATTCTATGCCGCAGCATTCATGGTTCACTTTGACGGCAAGGCCCAGAACCTTTACGGACCGGCCTACAAAGGCATTCCGCTCTGCGCAGCAACTGCCATGAAGCTTTCTGACGTGTACGCCCAGAACCTCACTTTTACGTATAACAGAAAAGAAGTCAAGGACCACGGTGAAGGCGGTTCGCTCGTCGGTTACAAGTACACCGAAAAGACAAACGTTGTCATCATCGAAGACGTGATTACCGCAGGCACATCCGTCAACGAAACGATGCAGGCACTTTCGCAAATCGAAAATGCGAATGTTGTCGGCCTCCTCATTTCTGTGGACCGCAAGGAAAAGCTCGAAAACGGCAAGTCCGCACTCCAGACTGTCCAAGATGAATACGGCATCGAAGCCCACTCCATCGTAAACATCAATAACATTATCACATTCCTCGAAAACGATGAAAACCGCAAGGCCATCAATGCTCCCGAGGGAATCCTTGACCGCGTCTACGCCTACCGCGAAAAGTGGGGTGCCGTTTAA
- a CDS encoding DEAD/DEAH box helicase has product MSEDIKEETKERVNPFLTPVKIIEPKNKLPDYTFDMLPEEQKAILREHGWTELMPVQRKSIPYMLAARDMLVQSKTGSGKTGAYALPLLQVIVRDHPYPQALILVPTRELCIQVQEEFEKLSKGTGIKSVAIFGGVSYEPQIKALRSGVHVIVATPGRLMDHIQRGNVDLLSIRDLVLDEADEMLSMGFYPDMQKIRKYLPKAISCTMYSATIPQTVKSLAREFQRPGADFLSLSYDKVIANNLEHRYYTCDVMEKDSMTIKVLEYYNPESCMIFCNYKRDVSYLEQVLSGYGFEVGALSGDVAQSLREKTLNAFRDKKLKILICTDVAARGIDVDHVTHVIVYDHPADHEVYVHRSGRTARAGRSGLCISLITPVEEIDLRQTAVDFGINFIKMDPLTNEEIAKKVSERTKVRLEEVRKHFGGQKATERISRMLPLVKDLANGSTDDQMLLAYLVDRFAWKK; this is encoded by the coding sequence ATGAGTGAAGACATTAAAGAAGAAACGAAAGAAAGAGTAAATCCGTTTTTAACGCCTGTCAAAATTATCGAGCCCAAGAACAAGCTCCCCGATTATACGTTTGATATGCTCCCCGAAGAACAGAAGGCGATTCTCCGGGAACACGGCTGGACCGAACTGATGCCTGTCCAGCGCAAGTCCATCCCTTATATGCTTGCCGCCCGCGATATGCTCGTGCAATCGAAGACGGGTTCGGGCAAGACGGGCGCATACGCCCTCCCGCTTTTGCAGGTCATTGTCCGTGACCATCCGTATCCGCAGGCACTTATCCTCGTGCCCACGCGAGAACTCTGCATCCAGGTGCAGGAAGAATTTGAAAAGCTCTCGAAGGGTACGGGTATCAAGTCTGTCGCCATCTTTGGCGGCGTGAGCTACGAACCGCAAATCAAGGCTCTCCGCTCCGGCGTTCATGTGATTGTTGCCACTCCGGGCCGTCTCATGGACCACATCCAGCGCGGAAACGTAGACCTGCTTTCAATCCGCGACCTCGTCCTCGACGAAGCCGACGAAATGCTCTCGATGGGTTTCTACCCCGACATGCAGAAGATCCGCAAGTACCTGCCGAAGGCAATCTCTTGCACGATGTACAGTGCCACAATTCCGCAGACGGTCAAGAGCCTTGCCCGCGAATTCCAGCGTCCAGGTGCCGATTTCCTTTCGCTCAGTTACGACAAGGTCATCGCGAACAACCTCGAACACCGCTACTACACATGCGACGTGATGGAAAAGGATTCCATGACCATCAAGGTTCTGGAATACTACAATCCCGAAAGCTGCATGATTTTTTGCAACTACAAGCGCGACGTGAGCTACCTCGAACAGGTGCTCTCCGGCTACGGTTTTGAAGTTGGTGCATTGAGTGGCGATGTGGCACAGAGCCTCCGTGAAAAGACGCTCAACGCCTTCCGCGACAAGAAGCTCAAGATTCTCATCTGCACAGACGTCGCCGCACGCGGCATCGACGTGGACCACGTAACACACGTGATTGTCTACGACCACCCCGCCGACCACGAAGTCTATGTGCACCGCAGCGGACGTACCGCCCGTGCAGGCCGCAGTGGCCTCTGCATTTCTCTCATCACTCCAGTCGAAGAAATCGACCTCCGCCAGACGGCAGTCGACTTCGGCATCAACTTCATCAAGATGGATCCGCTCACGAACGAAGAAATCGCGAAGAAGGTGAGCGAACGTACCAAGGTCCGCCTCGAAGAAGTCCGTAAGCACTTTGGCGGTCAAAAAGCAACCGAACGCATCAGCCGTATGCTCCCGCTCGTAAAAGACCTTGCGAACGGCTCCACCGACGACCAGATGCTCCTCGCGTATCTGGTAGACCGATTCGCATGGAAGAAGTAA
- the map gene encoding type I methionyl aminopeptidase: MAKIKVKSAKEIELIRDAGALAAETLIRAGEMCKPGVSTLEIDEFIGDYTRQHKGISACMGYHGYPRYACISINEVVCHGIPNANTILKDGDIVNIDITTILSGYHGDTSAMFCVGKVSDIARELVDTAKFCMEEGIRAAGERGAHWNDIGCAIQDIADEHGFSVVEDYCGHGIGRGFHEEPTVYHFRNYERCPFIEVGNVFTVEPMLNVGRPGTKTLSDGWTAVTRDGSLSAQWEHTVVKTKDGIDILTLPR; the protein is encoded by the coding sequence ATGGCTAAGATCAAAGTAAAATCCGCAAAAGAAATCGAACTGATCCGCGATGCCGGCGCTCTTGCAGCCGAAACGTTGATCCGTGCGGGAGAAATGTGCAAGCCCGGCGTCTCCACGCTCGAAATCGATGAATTCATCGGCGACTACACTCGCCAGCACAAGGGCATCTCCGCCTGCATGGGCTATCACGGTTACCCGCGTTACGCCTGCATCAGCATCAACGAAGTTGTCTGCCACGGCATCCCGAACGCGAACACCATCCTCAAGGATGGCGACATCGTGAACATCGACATCACGACGATCCTCTCCGGCTACCACGGTGATACCTCCGCCATGTTCTGCGTTGGCAAGGTCTCTGACATCGCCCGCGAACTCGTGGATACCGCCAAGTTCTGCATGGAAGAAGGCATCCGCGCAGCAGGTGAAAGAGGCGCTCATTGGAACGACATCGGCTGCGCCATCCAGGACATCGCCGACGAACACGGCTTTAGCGTTGTCGAAGACTACTGCGGTCACGGCATTGGCCGCGGCTTCCACGAAGAACCGACCGTCTACCACTTCCGCAACTACGAACGTTGCCCGTTCATCGAAGTCGGTAACGTCTTTACGGTCGAACCGATGCTCAACGTCGGACGCCCGGGGACAAAAACGCTCTCTGACGGTTGGACCGCAGTGACCCGCGATGGCTCTCTCAGTGCCCAGTGGGAACACACCGTCGTGAAGACCAAGGACGGCATCGACATCCTCACGCTTCCGCGCTAA
- a CDS encoding EcsC family protein: MLNFNEFKKDDSNSIQEMFNSVIFNLITDIPDSLLCPNRDPDARADILIKQAALKAAAVSTSLSIPAGFTGVLTSIPDIAAVWRIQAQLISDIACTYGKFAMLSREAMVWCLFRHSAASLLRDVAVRTGSRIVVQKLSLAALQKLLQKIGVKISANFLGRIALRAIPAIGAIGNGAYTYFDTNEVGKTAKSYFKALEGVDKPELVENSIDKDPDASESKAEQDTTESSTETSSDKNV; the protein is encoded by the coding sequence ATGTTGAACTTCAACGAATTCAAAAAAGACGATTCCAATTCCATTCAGGAAATGTTCAATTCCGTCATCTTCAACTTGATTACGGATATTCCGGACTCGCTACTCTGCCCTAACAGAGATCCGGACGCCCGAGCCGACATTTTGATTAAACAAGCAGCCCTTAAGGCCGCCGCCGTAAGTACATCGCTTTCCATTCCGGCTGGGTTCACCGGCGTTTTGACCTCCATCCCGGATATCGCTGCAGTCTGGCGCATCCAGGCACAGCTTATTTCCGATATAGCCTGCACTTACGGTAAATTTGCCATGCTCAGCCGTGAAGCCATGGTCTGGTGTTTATTCCGCCACAGTGCAGCATCACTCCTCCGAGACGTCGCCGTCCGCACAGGAAGCCGCATCGTCGTGCAAAAGCTTTCTCTTGCCGCCCTCCAGAAACTGCTCCAGAAAATCGGCGTCAAAATTTCTGCAAACTTCCTCGGACGCATCGCCCTCCGAGCAATCCCTGCTATCGGCGCAATCGGAAACGGCGCTTACACCTATTTCGACACAAACGAAGTCGGCAAGACAGCAAAGTCCTACTTCAAGGCTCTCGAAGGCGTCGATAAGCCGGAACTCGTCGAAAACTCAATCGACAAGGATCCCGATGCAAGCGAATCCAAAGCAGAACAAGACACGACCGAAAGCAGTACAGAAACGAGTTCGGACAAGAACGTCTAG